The Colletotrichum destructivum chromosome 8, complete sequence genome includes the window ACTGTCCCCAATACCGACCCAGCTCGTGCTGGTCGAGGAGCAAACCCGTGGCTATGCCGCACCCTTGCGAGAAAGCAACTATACCGACATACGGCGCATCGCTCACTTGCTTAAGCAGGTTGCCCAGGTGGTTTCGCACCGTCTCGCGCTCGCGGTTGATGTCTTCGGCCGTCAACCCGAGGTGCTCCGAGTTGGACTCCTCGCACTGCCACCGGTAGAATGGCCCCGAGCCAGCAAAGGTCGGATGCATACCGGGCCCGATGCCACATTCGAATGGCGCGTTGGGGAAGACGAAATCGAAACGGTCGTCGAGCGCCTTTGTGAACCGCCGGAGCTGGACTCtgaagatggcggcgttggagcCTGCGCCGTGCAGACAGAGGATCTTGGGTTTGACCATGGATGCTGTATCACGGTGTTTGTCCTGAGCGTATCAGACTGGTGGTGGGCACTGCAGGCAGTTTTTCAGGATGATATCTCGACGTTTGCAACAACGGAACAATGAGAGGAACTCGCAAAAAGGGTTGTGAATCACTTCAGAGTGAGAAAAGGCCCAGAATAGGAAGAGCCACGCAGAAGCTGCCAAGGACGTGTAACGACCGGCCGGCAAACGTTGACAAGATCTGTTCCAGTTTCATCACGGGTCGCTAAGGCGGATTTAGTTTCATGGCACATTGACAGATGACCAGTCTGTAGCAATGTGTCCTGCGGAGACTTTTGCAAGTCCTATCTTGGCTTGCTGTTTGggcagaaaaaaacaaaagtCCCGGCGGAGTGGAGTTGAACTATTTCTGGTCTCAGCACCTTCATGACTCTCAGTTCCGGCCGGTCGCGGCTTTAGAGACACAGAGGTAAGTTAAATATGGCACCGTCTATGCCAGGGTAGCTAATCATGTTGGTGTCAATCACATTCACACTTCGCCGATAACCAATTCACATGACAATGGCACCCCACATTCAGACGGAGCAGCTTCACCCCGTTTTCGGGGCTTCGGTGTCGGGAGTAGATTTCTCCAAACCGGTCTCTGAAGAAGTGCAACTAGAGATTCAGAAAGCCCTGCATCAGGTGAACAAGTCATCTTCCGTGGAACCATCAAAGGATGCTCTCATGGACCACTCATGCTAACGTGTCATGGTCTGCAGTATGGGGTTCTTGTGTTTCGGGACACGGCACTTGACGACCAGAAGCATGTCGATTTTGCCAAAATGTTTGGTGCT containing:
- a CDS encoding Putative serine hydrolase FSH, alpha/Beta hydrolase, translating into MVKPKILCLHGAGSNAAIFRVQLRRFTKALDDRFDFVFPNAPFECGIGPGMHPTFAGSGPFYRWQCEESNSEHLGLTAEDINRERETVRNHLGNLLKQVSDAPYVGIVAFSQGCGIATGLLLDQHELGRYWGQCLTFQFAWLVCSTYPPLTLLTSPKEHSAIHDQTVGIPSLHLVGTKDPYNGQSRKMYENFWKGPKTKYMEFEGSHHVPTTQADVDRVLGFLSQMTQSVVIM